A DNA window from Amycolatopsis sp. DSM 110486 contains the following coding sequences:
- a CDS encoding SDR family oxidoreductase — MTALQNATVCVTGANGGLGSAFVQAALDRGAARVYAAARKEKEWGDERVVTVDLDLTDRDSIATAAAKLGDTTILVNNAAIFPHSDLLTAPIEEIEEVFEANLLGPLVLTRELAPALRTAKGALLNVGSVLSWFAIGKAHSVSKAGLWMATNALRLELAPDGVQVLGAFFGPTDTPMQAGNDTGGMNKPADVVSAIFDALEAGEHEVLVDDMTKKVHAGLAADVTALYPALAGR; from the coding sequence ATGACTGCTCTGCAGAACGCGACGGTGTGCGTGACGGGTGCGAACGGTGGGCTCGGGTCCGCGTTCGTCCAGGCCGCGCTGGATCGGGGTGCGGCTCGGGTGTATGCGGCTGCCCGCAAGGAGAAAGAGTGGGGTGACGAGCGGGTCGTGACCGTCGACCTGGATCTGACCGACCGGGACTCGATCGCGACGGCCGCGGCGAAGCTGGGCGACACCACGATCCTCGTCAACAACGCGGCGATCTTCCCGCACAGCGACCTGTTGACCGCCCCGATCGAGGAGATCGAGGAGGTGTTCGAGGCCAACCTGCTGGGCCCGCTCGTCCTGACCCGCGAGCTGGCGCCGGCGCTGCGGACGGCAAAGGGCGCGCTGCTCAATGTGGGGTCGGTGCTGAGCTGGTTCGCCATCGGCAAGGCGCACAGCGTTTCCAAGGCCGGGCTGTGGATGGCCACCAACGCCCTGCGGCTCGAACTCGCGCCCGACGGCGTGCAGGTCCTCGGGGCCTTCTTCGGCCCGACCGACACTCCGATGCAGGCCGGCAACGACACCGGCGGCATGAACAAGCCTGCCGACGTCGTCAGCGCGATCTTCGACGCCCTCGAAGCCGGCGAGCACGAGGTTCTGGTCGACGACATGACGAAGAAGGTCCACGCCGGACTCGCGGCCGACGTCACGGCGCTCTACCCGGCGCTGGCCGGTAGGTGA
- a CDS encoding LamG-like jellyroll fold domain-containing protein, whose protein sequence is MRENQVGPNRRSFLRNAGLAGVGATALGALGVAPAEADTANTANRGSGRWNPDGESLQFTVAVMPDTQYLYWGSQNSINAEPQAASFRYVIENSGTPNNNIVFMAHLGDVTQDADVTSFQAVDQTFKILDKANVAYSVLAGNHDVSGDDTRGTTPYLQTMGPQRFKNQKSFLSSDASGYNTAHTFRAAGREWLLLAMDWRTSAAGFTWANDVIKKNPHLPVILTCHEIVAPTYGDEVYPYESGDAENNAAVTGYGQTVWDQLIKNNDQIFLTLNGHYWPSGRMTKQNAAGNDVHLHITNYQNRYMSGGGMLRLYHFDLQRNTIDVETIAPWILEKDPAKRNKMEVLESRLTTSVDLFSMPFDFEQRFSGFIPVPVRSARPANKVLVPGTLAYWRFDNVGANGSAVTASQKVRDLSGHGNDLTLASVAGTVPDALTWSDDHHPDQPGHASLRFVGGKNPLHGAYLSTAAKAPLNTETFKHGYTIETFVKIPRDWDGGNNGNMPVLVRRGAAGDAGKHGKNTDPKEPVAQLMTTNNGRELQFNCYPLSQTYPTTNWSHGMPEDQWWHLAVVNDGHHTKAYIESSPVADNPSTDSIGIASLGLTWLLGGHEYGGAIDNVFHGWIGDVRIVNRALRLDEFMTK, encoded by the coding sequence ATGCGCGAAAACCAGGTGGGCCCGAACCGACGGTCCTTCCTGCGGAACGCGGGACTCGCCGGCGTCGGCGCCACGGCGCTGGGTGCGCTCGGCGTCGCGCCGGCCGAGGCCGACACCGCGAACACCGCAAACAGAGGCAGCGGCAGATGGAACCCGGACGGCGAGAGCCTCCAGTTCACCGTCGCCGTGATGCCGGACACCCAGTACCTCTACTGGGGCAGCCAGAACAGCATCAACGCGGAGCCGCAGGCAGCCTCGTTCCGGTACGTGATCGAGAACAGCGGCACGCCGAACAACAACATCGTGTTCATGGCGCACCTCGGTGACGTGACGCAGGACGCCGACGTCACGTCGTTCCAGGCCGTGGACCAGACGTTCAAGATCCTCGACAAGGCGAACGTCGCCTACAGCGTGCTCGCCGGCAACCACGACGTGTCCGGTGACGACACGCGCGGCACCACGCCGTACCTGCAGACGATGGGCCCGCAGCGGTTCAAGAACCAGAAGTCCTTCCTCAGCTCGGACGCCAGTGGCTACAACACCGCCCACACCTTCCGCGCCGCCGGGCGCGAGTGGCTGCTGCTGGCCATGGACTGGCGCACGTCGGCCGCGGGCTTCACCTGGGCCAACGACGTGATCAAGAAGAACCCGCACCTGCCGGTGATCCTGACCTGCCACGAGATCGTCGCGCCGACCTACGGCGACGAGGTGTACCCGTACGAATCGGGCGACGCCGAGAACAACGCGGCGGTCACCGGCTACGGCCAGACCGTGTGGGACCAGCTGATCAAGAACAACGACCAGATCTTCCTCACCCTCAACGGCCACTACTGGCCGTCGGGCCGCATGACGAAGCAGAACGCCGCCGGCAACGACGTGCACCTGCACATCACGAACTACCAGAACCGCTACATGAGCGGTGGCGGCATGCTGCGCCTCTACCACTTCGACCTGCAGCGCAACACGATCGACGTCGAGACGATCGCGCCGTGGATCCTCGAGAAGGACCCGGCGAAGCGCAACAAGATGGAGGTGCTGGAGTCGCGGCTGACGACTTCCGTCGACCTGTTTTCGATGCCGTTCGACTTCGAGCAGCGCTTCTCCGGCTTCATCCCGGTGCCCGTGCGCTCGGCGCGGCCGGCGAACAAGGTGCTCGTGCCGGGCACGCTGGCGTACTGGCGTTTCGACAACGTCGGCGCCAACGGCAGCGCCGTCACCGCGAGCCAGAAGGTGCGCGACCTGTCCGGCCACGGCAACGACCTCACGCTCGCGTCGGTGGCCGGCACCGTCCCCGACGCGCTGACCTGGTCCGACGACCACCACCCCGACCAGCCGGGCCACGCCAGCCTGCGTTTCGTCGGCGGCAAGAACCCGCTGCACGGTGCGTACCTCAGCACCGCCGCGAAGGCGCCGCTGAACACCGAGACGTTCAAGCACGGCTACACCATCGAAACGTTCGTGAAGATCCCGCGCGACTGGGACGGCGGCAACAACGGCAACATGCCGGTGCTGGTCCGCCGCGGCGCGGCCGGCGACGCGGGCAAGCACGGCAAGAACACCGACCCGAAGGAGCCGGTGGCCCAGCTCATGACCACGAACAACGGTCGTGAACTGCAGTTCAACTGCTACCCGCTCAGCCAGACCTACCCGACCACCAACTGGAGCCACGGCATGCCCGAGGACCAGTGGTGGCACCTCGCCGTGGTCAACGACGGCCACCACACCAAGGCCTACATCGAAAGCTCGCCGGTCGCGGACAACCCGTCGACCGACTCGATCGGCATCGCCTCGCTCGGTCTCACCTGGCTGCTCGGCGGCCACGAGTACGGCGGCGCGATCGACAACGTGTTCCACGGCTGGATCGGCGACGTCCGCATCGTGAACCGGGCGCTGCGCCTGGACGAGTTCATGACCAAGTGA
- a CDS encoding SGNH/GDSL hydrolase family protein, with translation MVTGPLGKAHSGGYDEGRQLYGMTAGSIRRWRWKRAAAVAGTGSARYAKIGDSISAGQGLQPATQSPPVVMGDMLAARGFPVRGASVILNPRTMTADSRLTFTGSWSEFAPGALTTFASSATSGGSVSLSALVAEAGDYLARVITTQDSRECTIAIDGGEPGPVRLSGAAGLATHLVALPKLAAGRHTVTVTVAGETGELRVGSIGIEALDGITIGDFGISMSTTTDWVAGGEAYSALNHVVAWAPDLALIALMTNDANEQTAVAPDRYAANLETMVSALENTCDVVLEAQIPGDPAWVDLSPYRDAVYDVANAHGVPVLDLFDRWGSYAAASGAGLMNDAFHPNAAGAADIAAAEFGVVSA, from the coding sequence ATGGTCACGGGTCCGCTCGGCAAGGCCCACTCCGGTGGATACGACGAGGGCCGGCAGCTGTACGGGATGACTGCGGGCTCGATCCGGCGCTGGCGCTGGAAGCGCGCCGCCGCCGTCGCCGGGACCGGTTCGGCCAGGTACGCGAAGATCGGCGACTCCATCAGCGCCGGCCAGGGACTCCAGCCCGCCACGCAGTCGCCGCCGGTGGTGATGGGCGACATGCTGGCGGCCCGGGGGTTCCCGGTGCGGGGTGCGTCGGTGATCCTGAACCCGCGGACCATGACGGCGGATTCGAGGCTGACGTTCACCGGGTCCTGGTCCGAGTTCGCGCCGGGTGCGCTGACGACGTTCGCCTCGTCCGCGACGAGTGGCGGCTCCGTTTCCCTCTCCGCCTTAGTCGCGGAGGCCGGCGACTACCTGGCTCGCGTCATCACCACACAGGACTCGCGCGAGTGCACGATCGCGATCGACGGTGGCGAACCCGGCCCGGTCCGGCTGAGCGGTGCGGCCGGCCTGGCGACACACCTCGTCGCGCTCCCCAAGCTGGCCGCCGGACGGCACACCGTCACGGTCACCGTGGCCGGCGAGACCGGCGAACTGCGGGTCGGCAGCATCGGGATCGAAGCGCTCGACGGCATCACGATCGGCGACTTCGGCATCTCGATGTCGACGACCACGGACTGGGTCGCCGGTGGTGAGGCGTACTCGGCGCTGAACCACGTGGTGGCCTGGGCGCCGGATCTCGCCCTGATCGCGTTGATGACGAATGACGCCAACGAGCAGACGGCGGTCGCGCCGGACCGGTACGCGGCCAACCTCGAGACGATGGTGTCCGCACTGGAGAACACCTGCGACGTGGTCCTCGAGGCACAGATCCCCGGCGATCCGGCGTGGGTCGACTTGTCCCCTTATCGCGACGCCGTGTACGACGTGGCGAACGCTCACGGCGTGCCGGTGCTCGACCTCTTCGATCGCTGGGGCAGCTACGCCGCCGCGTCCGGCGCGGGGTTGATGAACGACGCCTTCCACCCGAATGCGGCCGGCGCGGCGGACATCGCGGCGGCGGAGTTCGGCGTGGTTTCGGCTTGA
- a CDS encoding helix-turn-helix domain-containing protein has translation MKRRDFGQYCGLARALELVGERWGLLIIRDLAIHPRRYTDLLDGLPGIPSNVLATRLKEFEQSGIVERQIAPAPRRGVVYALTPLGQELEPAIHALGRWGTTQLGEPRPGEIVTPESLAMSLRAAFDPSGATDVTATWEIHTPDFAVHAVVTNGKLDAGVGPAPSGADLVITLQPEDLPSYLELVQAIKCGLVKISGPRKLLDTFTRVFASRGPSTP, from the coding sequence ATGAAACGGCGTGATTTCGGGCAGTACTGCGGCCTCGCACGAGCCCTGGAGCTCGTCGGCGAACGCTGGGGGTTGCTGATCATCCGCGACCTGGCCATCCACCCGCGCCGCTACACCGATCTCCTCGACGGCCTGCCCGGCATCCCGTCCAACGTGCTGGCCACGCGCTTGAAAGAGTTCGAACAGTCCGGCATCGTCGAACGCCAGATCGCGCCCGCGCCCCGCCGCGGCGTCGTCTACGCCCTCACCCCACTCGGCCAGGAACTCGAACCGGCCATCCACGCCCTCGGCCGCTGGGGCACAACCCAACTCGGCGAACCCCGCCCCGGCGAGATCGTCACCCCCGAATCCCTGGCCATGTCACTCCGCGCCGCCTTCGACCCCTCCGGCGCCACCGACGTCACCGCGACCTGGGAAATCCACACCCCCGACTTCGCCGTCCACGCCGTCGTCACCAACGGCAAACTCGACGCCGGCGTCGGCCCCGCTCCCTCCGGTGCGGACCTCGTGATCACCCTCCAGCCCGAGGACCTCCCGTCCTACCTGGAGCTGGTGCAGGCCATCAAGTGCGGCCTGGTGAAGATCTCGGGGCCCCGCAAGCTTCTGGACACGTTTACCCGCGTGTTCGCCAGCCGTG
- a CDS encoding NmrA family NAD(P)-binding protein, producing MLVTGAAGGTGGAAVREAMVLGLTVRAMVRTLDDRARALADQGAEVVVGDFQDITTLRSALEGTDAAYFVHPMRPGLIQATVNFVQAVKETGGSAVLNLSQRNTSRESTGISTRETFLSQEVFTWSGVDVVHLRPTMFLEWFLYPWILPNLRKGKLWMPAGVGTSSIVGTEDLGRAIAALLKEPGVHIGRTIPLSGPAELGQAKMAAELSDALGREIVYEDCDLDEFVATIAAFGVPDYLVGSIRGIMIDYRAGRLGGADDTIEKLTGRRPMSVAEFARKHAALLNGVE from the coding sequence GTGCTCGTCACGGGAGCGGCCGGTGGCACTGGAGGGGCCGCCGTCCGCGAGGCCATGGTGCTGGGGCTGACCGTGCGGGCGATGGTGCGCACGCTCGACGACCGCGCGCGGGCGCTGGCCGACCAGGGGGCGGAGGTCGTCGTCGGTGACTTCCAGGACATCACCACGCTGCGGTCGGCGCTCGAGGGCACGGACGCCGCGTATTTCGTCCACCCGATGCGGCCGGGCCTGATCCAGGCGACGGTCAACTTTGTCCAGGCGGTGAAGGAAACCGGCGGCTCGGCCGTCCTCAACCTCTCGCAGCGCAACACCAGCCGCGAGTCCACGGGGATCTCGACGCGGGAGACGTTCCTGTCGCAGGAAGTGTTCACCTGGTCCGGTGTGGACGTCGTCCACCTGCGCCCGACGATGTTCCTCGAATGGTTCCTCTACCCGTGGATCCTGCCGAACCTGCGCAAGGGGAAGCTGTGGATGCCTGCGGGTGTGGGCACGTCGTCGATCGTCGGCACCGAGGACCTGGGGCGCGCGATCGCCGCGCTGCTGAAGGAGCCGGGCGTCCACATCGGTCGGACGATCCCGCTGTCCGGCCCGGCTGAGCTCGGCCAGGCGAAGATGGCGGCCGAGCTGTCCGACGCGCTGGGCCGGGAGATCGTCTACGAAGACTGCGACCTGGACGAGTTCGTCGCCACGATTGCCGCGTTCGGCGTGCCCGATTACCTGGTCGGGTCGATTCGCGGAATCATGATCGACTACCGCGCCGGACGGCTCGGCGGCGCCGACGACACCATCGAAAAGCTCACCGGGCGGCGGCCGATGTCCGTCGCCGAGTTCGCCCGCAAACACGCCGCCCTGCTGAACGGAGTCGAGTGA
- a CDS encoding AraC family transcriptional regulator, whose protein sequence is MTAAQLAAGLAEVSQHVLASSGDPDEVTQACTQALRPHRLVVHSRRARLSTRLEHLSAGPISLNRLRYGADVTVAPAVPEEDNFLLTLPVAGSAKFTYGRDTAELAPGRPAIVGPYREFKLDIDSAFDQLIVRMDRRWVERTARRIRGVATAGPVDLPLSLPEQPAFLYRLLESVISLPTLGPSVARPEVGQQLGELVIESFLLTQLREEEAEPGRVPSAQVRRAMEYLLDHLAEPISLSEVARQNGTSLRSLQTGFRRDLDTTPGQWLRDQRLDRARRLLAAGEPGTTTVTGVAAECGYFHLGEFAAQFKARFGVTPSAALGRR, encoded by the coding sequence ATGACAGCAGCGCAGCTCGCGGCCGGGCTGGCCGAGGTCTCGCAGCACGTGCTCGCGTCCAGCGGCGATCCCGACGAGGTCACGCAGGCCTGCACGCAGGCGTTGCGCCCGCACCGGCTCGTGGTGCATTCGCGGCGAGCGCGGCTTTCGACCCGGTTGGAGCACCTCTCGGCGGGCCCGATCTCGCTCAACCGCCTGCGCTACGGCGCCGACGTCACGGTCGCGCCCGCCGTGCCCGAAGAGGACAACTTCCTGCTGACGCTGCCTGTCGCCGGGTCCGCGAAGTTCACCTACGGCCGCGACACGGCCGAGCTCGCGCCGGGGCGTCCCGCGATCGTCGGGCCGTACCGCGAGTTCAAGCTGGACATCGACAGCGCGTTCGACCAGCTGATCGTGCGGATGGACCGGCGCTGGGTCGAGCGCACGGCCCGCCGGATCCGCGGGGTCGCGACCGCCGGCCCGGTGGACCTCCCGCTGTCGCTGCCGGAGCAGCCCGCGTTCCTGTACCGGCTGCTGGAGAGCGTGATCAGCCTGCCGACGCTGGGGCCGAGCGTCGCGCGCCCGGAGGTGGGGCAACAGCTGGGTGAGCTGGTGATCGAGTCGTTCCTGCTCACGCAGCTGCGCGAGGAGGAAGCCGAGCCCGGACGGGTGCCGTCGGCCCAGGTCAGGCGGGCGATGGAGTACCTGCTCGACCACCTCGCCGAGCCGATCAGCCTGTCGGAAGTCGCGCGGCAGAACGGGACGAGCCTGCGCAGCCTGCAGACCGGGTTCCGGCGCGACCTCGACACGACGCCCGGGCAGTGGCTGCGCGATCAGCGGCTCGACCGGGCCCGCCGCCTGCTCGCGGCGGGTGAGCCGGGGACCACGACGGTGACCGGCGTCGCGGCGGAATGCGGGTACTTCCACCTGGGCGAGTTCGCCGCGCAGTTCAAGGCGCGGTTCGGGGTCACGCCGTCGGCCGCGCTGGGCCGCCGCTGA
- a CDS encoding DUF5134 domain-containing protein: MPASVSWLLTAAFAALAWAPLANLRRGVAALPADAAERRESPVDVHRGQAPLSAGSSLPTNAALPANAPPPLRVPTRADSVAELVLCAAMIAMASPVGAPIPAAGWQAVLLLTLGWSLTTRHLHHVATTATMLFMLTAMPHSGDHGPWLTMPAMGHGWWTPITFAAAAWVLLEAAYSVPSWHMDPTRALSRTGMSLGMACALVASA, translated from the coding sequence GTGCCGGCGTCCGTGTCCTGGCTGCTGACGGCCGCGTTCGCCGCGCTGGCGTGGGCGCCACTCGCGAACCTTCGGCGTGGGGTTGCCGCTTTGCCGGCGGACGCTGCCGAGCGTCGCGAGTCTCCAGTGGATGTCCACCGTGGCCAGGCACCACTCTCCGCGGGTTCATCGTTGCCCACCAACGCCGCGTTGCCCGCCAACGCCCCACCGCCGCTCCGGGTGCCGACCCGTGCCGACTCCGTGGCCGAACTCGTCCTCTGCGCCGCGATGATCGCCATGGCCTCCCCCGTCGGCGCCCCCATCCCCGCCGCCGGCTGGCAGGCCGTGCTCCTGCTCACACTCGGCTGGTCCCTCACGACCCGGCATCTGCACCACGTCGCAACCACCGCGACGATGCTGTTCATGCTCACCGCCATGCCGCACTCCGGCGACCACGGCCCGTGGCTCACGATGCCCGCGATGGGCCACGGCTGGTGGACACCCATCACCTTCGCCGCGGCCGCGTGGGTCCTCCTCGAAGCCGCCTACTCGGTCCCGTCGTGGCACATGGACCCGACCCGCGCGTTGTCGCGGACGGGCATGAGCCTCGGAATGGCTTGCGCGCTGGTCGCCTCGGCCTGA
- a CDS encoding Lsr2 family protein: MAQKVLVEMLDDIDGSPATQTVPFGLDGVSYEIDLSDDNAAALRDELARYIGVGRKTGGRKVRVAAGQPTAATPADRERSRTIRAWANENGYQISERGRIPSDVVNAYEQAELEAAKPSAPARKRPARKKVAAAKK, encoded by the coding sequence ATGGCCCAGAAGGTTCTCGTCGAAATGCTGGACGACATCGACGGCAGCCCGGCCACCCAGACAGTCCCCTTCGGACTCGACGGTGTCAGCTACGAGATCGACCTGTCCGACGACAACGCCGCCGCCCTGCGCGACGAGCTCGCGCGCTACATCGGCGTGGGCCGCAAGACCGGCGGCCGCAAGGTGCGCGTCGCCGCCGGGCAGCCGACCGCGGCCACCCCGGCCGACCGCGAGCGCTCGCGCACGATCCGCGCGTGGGCCAACGAAAACGGCTACCAGATCTCCGAGCGCGGCCGCATCCCGTCCGACGTCGTGAACGCCTACGAGCAGGCCGAGCTCGAAGCCGCCAAGCCCTCCGCGCCGGCCCGCAAGCGCCCGGCGCGCAAGAAGGTCGCCGCCGCCAAGAAGTAG
- a CDS encoding phosphoribosylanthranilate isomerase, which produces MFVKICGLKTAADVACAVEAGADAVGFLLCESPRQVTRAEAAQLAAGVPGEVLTVGVFKGVPVPEVRDAVAETGIRAVQLHGSGYSPADFAALRDLPVRLIRATSLKHSEVPAVGEYGEDLLLLDSPNAGSGETWDWSAEIPDGDWLLAGGLTPDNVADAVATVRPWGVDVSSGVESARGVKDQALIRAFLAAARSS; this is translated from the coding sequence GTGTTCGTGAAGATCTGCGGCCTGAAGACAGCGGCCGACGTGGCGTGCGCGGTCGAAGCGGGAGCCGACGCCGTGGGGTTCCTGCTGTGCGAGAGCCCTCGGCAGGTCACCCGGGCCGAGGCCGCGCAGCTCGCGGCGGGTGTGCCCGGCGAGGTGCTCACGGTCGGCGTGTTCAAGGGCGTGCCGGTGCCGGAGGTCCGCGACGCCGTGGCCGAGACCGGGATCCGGGCCGTTCAGCTGCACGGCTCCGGGTACTCGCCGGCCGACTTCGCGGCGTTGCGCGACCTGCCCGTGCGGCTGATCCGTGCCACGTCACTGAAGCACAGCGAGGTCCCGGCCGTCGGCGAATACGGCGAGGACTTGCTCCTGCTCGACTCCCCCAACGCGGGTTCGGGCGAGACCTGGGACTGGTCGGCCGAGATCCCCGACGGCGACTGGCTGCTGGCCGGCGGCCTCACCCCGGACAACGTGGCCGACGCCGTCGCCACCGTGCGGCCGTGGGGAGTGGACGTCTCCAGCGGCGTCGAGTCCGCCCGCGGCGTGAAGGACCAGGCCCTGATCCGAGCTTTCCTCGCCGCCGCAAGGAGTTCCTGA
- a CDS encoding carbonic anhydrase, with product MAEVVDTFVERNRKFAETRFDPTLIMRPSLLTSVISCFDPRVDPAVVLGTEPGEIGVLRNVGGRVTPDTIEQLVMLQHLAAAAGAGPGGWNVVVLQHTGCGITLIRDRPDLLAPYFGSPEAELPDVADPRAAVARDVALLRAEPRLPGYLVSGLVYDVGTGLVETVVGP from the coding sequence ATGGCTGAAGTCGTGGACACTTTCGTCGAGCGGAACCGGAAGTTCGCCGAGACGCGGTTCGATCCCACGTTGATCATGCGGCCGAGCCTGCTGACGAGCGTCATCAGCTGTTTCGACCCGCGGGTCGACCCCGCTGTCGTGCTCGGCACGGAGCCGGGGGAGATCGGGGTGCTGCGCAACGTCGGCGGACGCGTCACGCCGGACACGATCGAGCAGCTGGTGATGTTGCAGCACCTGGCCGCGGCCGCGGGGGCGGGTCCCGGTGGGTGGAACGTCGTCGTGCTGCAGCACACCGGCTGCGGCATCACCCTGATCCGAGACCGGCCCGACCTGCTGGCTCCGTACTTCGGGTCGCCTGAGGCCGAGCTGCCCGACGTGGCGGATCCGCGAGCGGCGGTGGCTCGGGACGTGGCGTTGCTGAGGGCCGAGCCGCGCCTGCCCGGGTATCTGGTGTCGGGTCTTGTTTACGACGTCGGTACCGGTTTGGTGGAAACCGTCGTCGGGCCGTAG